The following nucleotide sequence is from Schistocerca serialis cubense isolate TAMUIC-IGC-003099 chromosome 4, iqSchSeri2.2, whole genome shotgun sequence.
CAGTGAACTGTCATGGATCTCTCAAACTGTTCACCGGAATGTTGACAATTCTGGAAAACAATAGAGCTTTATTTACAAATTATGTAAAACTTATTCATGTACAATCCCATATACAGATGCGCTTTATCACTGCGCTCAACTGAAATTCGCAAGATACAGGGACATTAACTATTAACGACACAAACTAAATTCCTTTTTATCGTATGAACGAACTTTTCTGTCACATGACGATGATATGCCTTTTATTGATGCATTCACTTTTCAACTTAAAACTAAATGTGTTAAAAAATAACGGACTGTATTTTACTTAACAAtaactttttttccaaaattcataaTACATTTGAGACCataacatatacatacataaatatatcATTTATCGTAATATCTTAAGTTCGCTTAGTATTATCTGTCACCACACCCAGACTAAAGTAAAATACTTGCTCTGATTGCTCAAAAAATCGAATCTGATTCTTAGTTGACTGGCAAGTTAGTATCACAAAAGTTTCTTCACATACCTTCCAGCCGATCATGACATGGATGACTTTTCCGAAAGGACAGTCAGAAGTTTCTTACCAACCGCCTCTAACAGTGATACTGACTGGGACATTTCAAATCCAACATTTACAGATTTTTGTGTAGGAACTTCCATTTAGCACCCATTATGTTGTGATAAGAAACTGAAAGAACTGCTATTCTGATGGGATTTGTGTGAAAATTAACAAAAAGTGAGTAAAATCTTTACGTATTTTATAggtgaatgaactgttaagttttctGAAGTGGTAGTCTGACGTATGgtgtatcctctctctctctctcccccccatatatatatatatatatatatatatatatatatatatatatatatatatgggaaaaaCTTGCATTTATTTCAGTATGACTTGCACCCTGAAATTAATAAACAGTAATTTTCCATGACTGCTATCTAAAAcgtaaagaaaatatttcagatttcTGAAGACAGCTGCAGATTTAAGGAGAGCAGGAACAAAAGGAACGGAAACGCCGATGATGAGAAGAAGGTCTACCCAGATCGCTCTATTCTGTTTGCGGATTCGTCTTCCATGGAAGAAGAAGAcggtgaggaagaggaggaggatgaggaggaggttgAGGAGGAAGAGGAGTTGTTTGCCGCCCCGTTTGATGACTCTCCGccgagaggtggaccaacacgtggCACCAGAAGCTCGATGGGTTCTGTCGTGCTCACTGGAGCGTTGATGTCCAGCCGCAGTTTGGCAGCAACGAATGGCTTGGCGGCTTCCACAAGCTGCTGCTTCCTCTCTGCTGCGTTCTGTGGGCGTACGAGAAACAACAATACTATGTTTAGTCGATGAAACAGCAGATCAGTCTCAGGCGACAGACGAGTTCAACTGTCAGTTGAAGAGATGCTGTAAGATAAgtgtcaacagaagtaaaacaatggTTGTGGAGCGCAGAAGAATAACTCTTAATTATTAAATCAATTAATGCTGACGCAACCAGATTAACATATTAGACACTAGCAAATAAGTGGTGCTACTTGGGTAGAAATGGAACTGACGATGGCAGAAATAAAGAAGGTATAAAATGCAGGCTTGGCATTTCAAGAAATTTATTTTCTGAGAGTTAGAAATAtcttaataatgaatataaatttaagtgtgacgaattcgtttctgaaagtattaataaTTCTAATGGAACGTCTTTCGCTACATATAGAACCTCTTAATGCAGTTAAGAAATGGACTACCCAATACACTTTATAAATTTTttcatacaaaacaaaaaaattcagaattATTATGACTTCACCTTTCATATAGTTTTAATAACATAAATAATGTGATATTCGTTATTTTCAAATAACTTCATTATTTCTCATTGTTTGGGTTTATTTCGAAATGTGTTCATTTAATATTTCCATTTGAAGTCATTAATCGTTAGTTATAAACTTTAGAATAACATCAAACAGGATTATAAATGAGTACGTCATTTGTTATGTAAAATACTTTGTTTGAGATACACACAACCTTAGTTAGTATGTACGGTGGTGGCAGAAACAAGACGTAATTGTTGGTGCATACTACCGTATAGAAGACTTCTAATTTCATGACTTTATTCGTGAGATTTAATTCAGATGATTCTTTCTGATGAAATTTGCGAGACACATTGGTGTCTTGCTTTATTGTAACATCCAACCATAACTTAATTAAAACATTCATCTGTGTACAGAGCCCCGTGTACAAAGCTAAGAAACAGTTAGTACGTTTTTATACAACCCCTATAGGATTTACGCACCTCAATTATTTTATTTGATGTTCATTTATTCGATGTCTTCTTCTACGTGTTCCGGTGTTTGCATGTGAGCGAACAGGACGGAATCCACCATTGTTCTGCATTATTATTAGACGTAGAATTTAAGGGATTGTAGctattatacgagggccgttcagaaagtaacctcaggttgatttaaaaaaatacactaagttaaataaaaatattttaatatatacatcttacaactacatctttgcactatttttctacatagtctccatagcgattgaggcacttatcgtatctcttcacaagctttggaattccttctgcataaaaatcacccgcttgtgtctggagccagcctgtgaccgcatctttgagctcttcgtcgtcatcaaaccgctgtgacccgagccatttcttcaaatgcatgaagaggtgataatcacttggcgccaggtctgggctgtaaggtggatggttgataacgtcccacttgaaggactcaagaagggccgttgttcagcgagcagagtgaggacgggcgttatcgtgcaaaaaaacgataccggaagtcagcataccacggcgtttgttctgtatagcccgtcgtaacttttttattgtttcacagtacacgtcttgattaatggtcgtaccacgttccatgaattcaaccaacaacacccctttggcatcccaaaacaccgttgccatcagttttctggcagaaaaatcttgcgaggcttttcttggtttggtaggcgaatttgaatgtgcccacatctttgattgttcttttgtctcagggttcacgtacttaatccaggtttcgtcaccggtcacgattctgtttaacaatggttctccttcgtcctcataacgtgacagaaagtctaatgcagagaccattctttgagttttgtggtggtcggtaagaattttgggcacccatcgtgcacagaacttacggtaacccaatcttgctgtcactatctcgtacaagagagtcttagaaatctgtggaaaaccagtagacaactccgacattgagaaacgtcgattttcacgaacttttgcatcaactgtctgaacgagttcatcagtcaccaatgatggtctaccactcctctcttcatcatgaacgttttctcgtccacttttaaataaacatacTCATTCagggacaactccttcactcataactcttggtccgtacacggcacaaagctcacgatgaatagctgctgcagaatatcctttggctgtaaaaaacctcatgacagcacgcacttcacatttggcggggttttctattgcagcacacatttcaaactgccacaaaaactaaactagcgcaggcacgacgttcactcgaccacggcttgatgccgactgacctgttgagtgcgtgaacgcacagatggcgtcgctactccccccacaacccgcactgtgaccaatcggaggttactttctgaaccaccctcGTATTAAAAGCCAAGGCGCAGCGATGTACCTATATACTATCGAATGCAATCACGAAAAAGTAATGTGAGATGTAAGGTAAATAATTGTATATATTACGTGTTAATATTTAAGTTTCCAAAGAATGAATTCAAAATTTTGTGTATTTGAATGTGTTTAAGGAAAGATGTACAAATTTTGTGGCTGTCTGCTTGTATTCCTAGAGGCGTAGACTTCAACTAAGATGATCTGCTATACTAAAAAACAAGCATCTGTAGACTGTTAATTGCTGATACCTTGAGATAGGCAACTAGCAGTCTCCAGTGACCTAACCTTTTGACTCTTAGTTGCTTGAGTCATTCTTAACATTTACGGAGAATAATAGTTATAACGAAAAAGGTCTCAAACAGTTTTTCCATTAGTAGCAAAAACCTTATGAACTTTAATTCTATTATCGCATGTAATACCGTCTTGTTTAAAAATTATTCTTCCAATGAGCCACGCTTTCGTCGAGGAGCTACTATAACAAGACGAGTAATGAGATTTTTATTCCGTGATCTTCCTTCTCACTCATTTTGACTGCTGTACACTAGTTTCCTCATTgctaaaaaatgcagttgattcgaaaaacaattaacaacatttttcaagttcaaacacataatttttttatgcattaATAGAAGGGAGAGTCGTCACATAGTCCTATACGGAAGCGAAACATTAATGATAAACAGTATGCGCAAAGAGAGAAAAAAAGCTTTAGAAACACTAAAGAAGAATGCTAAAGACCCGATTTTTATTGAGTCGACGCCCGGAGAAAATAATTGTTAGTATAATTTGTCCTAAACAAGCGATTCATCCATACGACAAATTCTGTGGATTCAAGGAATAATTAATGGGATAATGTGGGGGATGCAAAAGTTTTAGACAAAGTGTAGAGCTTAAACAAAGCAAGCAGGTTCAACTGGATATACGTTGCAGTAAAAATATGTAGAGATAAAGGGAATGCAAAAACAGACTATTGCACTGCATTGAAGCAGTCTTCGCATTGAACAtcacaataacaaaaaaaagaagTAGGCATTACTTTCTGACTAATTGTTCGTACACTGGTGCTTCAAAGGTCTTAGcgcagataagttttatagtcccGATCACTTCAGCTGAAAAATTTGCCATGAGTACCCTAGACCAAATTCGATGAACGTAGGTAACGAATTTATATACGTTTTTATAGATTCTGCCAATTGAATGGAATTGCTGTTTCCTTAGAGTATAGCTCAACTTCAAAGGTCTTAGtgcagataagttttatagtcacGATCACTTCAGCTGAAAAATttgccatcagtaccctagaccaAATTCGATGAACGTAGGTAACGAACTTATATACGTTTTTATAGATTCTGCCAGTTGAATTGAATTGCTGTTTCCTTAGAGTATAGCTCAACTTCTTCCCTTACACGTACTTTAGTTCAGGCTGACAGATTGGTTTCGTAAGAGTATGAGTCTTACTAATTTTCTCAGAGCAAAGTTTCTGTAGACCGTCATTAGAGAAACATCTTTTGCAATTATGTAGGTTCTTTCGCAGGATTGGTACGCGTTCCTTGATACAGGGCAGGATCGCCATAATTTCATCGTAGTTTCGGTAATAAaagataatagaaatttagagaaaGTTCAAAGGTTTACTTTAAATTAGGTTTACTCATACAGTGAAAGCgttagggaaattagagctcaagtTGCAGGTGTTAAGTCCAAATTTTTGATACCATTTAACTTGACAGTTACATATAAAACACTCTGTGCGTGAAAATAATGCCAAAATGCACTTAATTTGGAATTAGGTACTGAATTGTAAGTTTTCCGTAAGAACAAGGTAATTTATTTCGTAGATAGAAGAGAAACATGAGTACCATCATTAAAATTATCCTATTAGGAATTCATTATGTTCTCTACTCCAACTGCACAAAACCTGCACTGCTAGGTATTAAATTTTTAGCAAGAAGAATACAAAATATCAAAAATTCACTTACTATGGGTATACAGTGTAGCATGGAGAATGCGAGATTTTTAGGTGATATGGGAGTTCATGAAGTACTAAAttcagtacacagagctgccacctctggcaggAGCAACGGCCTCGCGTCTAATTGAGCTTGGATGACTCAGTCGAGAATGTCATTCACGATAGTTGAACTTAATGGCAAGAGATCGTCATCGTAGCGACTGGCAAATGCTCGCATGCCAAACTCTCGGCAACCCACGACCAAATTTTTCCAGTTGTGGACAACGTGCTGGACAAGGCAGCAATCGAACAccctctgttcaaaaatggttcaaatggctctgagcactatgggactcgacttctgaggtcatcagtcccctagaacttagaactacttaaacctaattaaactaaggacatcacacacatccaagccaggattcgaacctgcgaccgtagcggtcacgcggttcagactgtagcgcctagaaccgctcggccacaccggcaggcgagCACCCTATGTATCGCAGTAGTTCTGTACAGCTTGGGAAACGTGCGGTCTTGcattatttttttgaaagaaaacgtTAGAGACATAAACAGCTTCTGGGTACCTGCTCCGACAAGCTGCATGTTAAGTGCCCCTCTTTCGCCAGATGGTCACCACTACATATGCAGCCGTCATATAATATACGAAATGAGAACGAAATATGGTGTTCCATACATAGGTCGCTGCTTGGAAATTGCTGCAATTTTGATACCCTAGGTGTTCACAACAATTTGTAGGTCTTTAATATTGCTAATAACGACGGTGTTATATAGAAGTTGTGCCGATTACACAGAACCTCTATGGCTTTCTTACGTCACATGTTTTGAGTCAGCTGCCCAGTAACGAAAAATACCTGTAGTCTTGAAAGCAGTATTCAAAACTGTCTGTGGTGTAAGGTCGTGAACTTCGTGCGGGTCGCTGTTTCAGCGTGTCAGAATTCAGATTCTGCAGTCCATGTACTAAATACCCAATGGGATTTTTTATTGCTAATATGGATGTTCAAAACCAAATAATAAGTGCGCTGAGTGAACACTAGCATGAAAAACTAGTTTCACTtcgttaactgttgtacaacagaattTATTTTTAGTAGCTTTTCTGGTAGTTAAAACGCTCCCAAAACATCAGAGGTCCATCTTCGGCCGAACTACACTCCCCACAAAGCGCAGGTTATCTCATCATCTGGTCATCTGTACACTGGGTGCCTTGCAGCATTTGAAAAGAGGTAAATCGACACCCGTCGGACAACACTGTATTCCTCCAGTCGGTTATATCCAGTTTCTCAATTGTTTGGTCTACTGAAGATGAGCAGCATGAAAAATGGCGCTCTGCGAGATATCCGACTCGAAATGTCCATTGCATATAGTTTTCTTAAGAAATGTTCACTTGGAaagtggttgagatggacctgtatTCACTGACAGCAACAATGCCTGCATTGTTTGAAGCCAtttgtcattgacaaggcgtgatAGTCGTCTGTTGTCCCTGTCGATTAATATTATGCAGTGACTGACTTTCTGTGAAGCGTATAGCGACTTGCTCTACAATTAAGGATCTTCGGCTCACACCGTCTCACGCAACCTAATGAAAAAATTAAGACAAAATTTAATTGATGTCATCTTTTATCACCTCCGGTgagaggggccgtgcagtccgtgaaaTGACGACTTAAACCACGCTGCTCATTATCAGAAACACCATCTTATTACAATAGTAACATGTCGAAAAGTCATATGTCGTCCATTTTCGCCACCTGTACATCTCAAGGAGAACCGCAGCAAGTCACATACAGAAGCATTCATAAACATAGGATAAAAGGCACACTAAAGTTACATTTACCAATAGCAATTAAGCGTAAAAAACACAAACCTGGTCAATAAAGTGTTCAAAGAGAATAAAGAGATGGATAAAATCTAAATATGTACAGTTAGCTGAAGCATACTGATTAAACATTTCACACTCATAAGTCAAAGATTGTTTGGATAACAGAGGGTAGGGAGTAGTAAAAAATGTACATTATTGAATAATAAAAAGGTGTCTGTCGGTGGTAAATTGTAATATTTCAATAAATCTTATTGTAAAATTCCAGCAGCGAAAGAATGCtcttatcagagcacaaaaaactcTGATGTcctacttttttttttagaaaactctGACTCTTAAATGTGGTGCCAGCTGCCTCATTTTAGAGTCCTcagtatctttaaaaattttcacaaaattttgacaTGCAAACAAATTTATGGTCTTttcaacatgcaactcacctctcactcccacaagttccccaaactgtaactcactcacacctaCTAACCCATCATAGCATGTCACCCATACCCAACCACTCCGACTTGCCTATTCTGACTCACTCATTCAGTCCAATTCATTGCCGTTATTCTTTGTGTAGCTCTAACTGACACTGTCCTCTGTCCCGAAGGGCCACAGTCTCCCTCATCCTGTCCTACTAATATCACTGTCTCCCTTTTGCTGTCTCTTACTACTACTATCtctcactgctgctgtctcttctcattgaCACTATTATCCTCGTTATCACTGCCAGagattctgtctctcattatcactggctctcaccccctTCCACATTGTCCTCCTTTTTAtttctggcactgtctccttcactctttttctgGTACTGCTctctcactgtcaactatgttgcaCTGCCACTGTATCCCTCTCTTACTCTAACACTGCCATTGTCTCTTTCGTGCTCACTGCCACTGTATCCCTCTCTTACTCTAACACTGCCATTGTTTCTTTCGTGCTTTCTACATCACGACCGTAGTCTACCATCTtccagtgttttttttaattttcagtcttTTCTCCACTGCCAGTGTCTCGTGTCGAGTATTTTTGTATGCCAAAATTTTTAGGGCATATGACTCAACTGAATGACGTTATGGCTCGAtccaattttgatagtttacttatatgAAATTGTAATAACTGAGGTGTGTGTAATTATACAGTCAGAACCGATTTCGTATGCACAAAAATTTTAcatatgctacagaaaaatgtgttTGCAGAACCCCTCTGATGATAAcgtgacactttacagcatatttgtcTGTGCTTTTGAACCTACGTTTTTCCTCACACTGACTTGTACGTGCGTGTTTCACGTGTAATAGTagtgtaactttgaacctctgtatctcggaaacggataaagatatcaagaaaattttcaaggctgttcgagatTGTGATCTTAAAAATTTCAGCCACGTTTCaatcatttgctgtgcatagccgtctcggaATTCGCGGCTCGGTTGTGGTACCGAAAAAAAATGTTCTTgggcttttttttgggggggggggggggggtgggaagggacCGCCCATGAACCGAATGATGCCTCCATAAGCACCTTAAGGCACCGAAGACCTCATCTAAAGCAAAACTAACCAGCCGATTTGCTCCACTTGCCTTAGCTGGAGGAAGTGTGAAATGTTCAAATTTTGACCCTTACTGCAAGATAGTTACAGAAAGATGATTCTTCTCTTGaatataaaaaatgtgtgtgaaacctgctaaggtcatcagtccctaagcttacacactacttaacctaaattatcttaagcacaaacacacacccatgcccgagggaggactcttgaACATAAAAATATTCCCTAGCCAAAGGGCTATCCAAAATATTTGtccctacctttctatcaccaacagaCCTCGACGTATGAGCCACTGAAAAATCCCATTTTGATCCATGGTGTTATGGAGTATAAGAGGTACACATGTTGCAGCATGCGTACTAATGCTCAGGATCTGTGATGAACAGTTCTAACCTCTTCAATTTTCCTGAGTTTTACCACTCATTAATTGTGTTGAGGTGCTGATTCAGCCTTTAAGTATATATGAAACAATAAAAAACTAACTATGTAACTGATTAGCTAACTGATGTCAGATGAACGAATTGTACGACCTGTTACTTCAGTAATACTTCTTtaaaatgattcttgacatttgaaaCGAGTAGACTGTTAGAAGTTAGCCATTGCAATCGAGACAACTGTGGACAGACTGTGATCCAGTTTAGCGTTGTAACCTCTCATTAAGAAACGGTTTAACGTACCGTAATGAGGCTGCCGGCAATCTTTGAGATGTTGGTGATGAGACTGAAGCTGCCGCCGAACAGCTCGTCTGGAATCATGAGGCTGACGCGGGTGCGGGGAAACTCGGGAACCTCGTCGGGCGTGGTGGAGCGCGGCGGAGCAGCGGTGCCCCTGCCGTCCTGCAACACGCAACACTCACGTCAGCTCAGCCGGTGGTCAGTAACGCGGAGTTTTCAAGTCTTAAATCAGGATAACTGAGAAAGCGACACTGACTTCGATTATTCTGAATCATGCTTACTTACTTTAGAAGTGAAGGAAAAAAGTAAACAATACAGATACCACAGATAAAGATATCAACGTATGAAACACATAAACGGAGGTGTCGAACAGCGTAGAAGGGAGATATACGAGTGGACTGGAGATTTCGCTATAATTAGGAAAGAATCATGTTATATCTGTAAGCAACGTATATCTGGAGACACTTGGAAATTTACAATCGGAAATGAAGTGCGTAACTGTGCCTGTTTTGAAGGAGTTGTAGGAACACACGGCCTACGAAATTGAAAGCTGATTAAATTAGATATAGTTATTGTTCAATATCTAGTCAATCTAAAATGTGCCGAGATTGATTCTCTTCCTTGCCTAAAAGCAACCTCAGTGCAGTATCTATGGTGGCAACTCGAACATACATCTGCAAACAACAGGTGTGTCTTCGACCCGTGGTGAGCAGTGTGAGCAGGCATTGGTAAGTAGTGGACATGCGAATGTAGGATGACAAcattgttgtgccacaaatctcagTGAAGTTACATCTCTAAATCACGTGCTTTACACTTTCTTTAGAgtgatctgaagaagagaaaggttTGTGCAAAAAATTTTTCCCGTACACCTTGATTCGCGAAACAAAAGTAGTGAGATGTGCATGCCACCAAGGCTTGGCTGAAATGGAAATCGTGGACAGTTCACTTCTGGAAAACCGACCACGGGTGACGAGACTTGCTGTCTTCAATATTACTCTGCCACAAATAACGAAGTGTAGAAATCCACATCAAGAgtcaatgaccgagcgaggtggcgcagtagttagcacactggactcgcattcgggaggacgacggttcaatcccgcgtccggccatcctgatttaggttttccgtgatttccctaaatcgctccaggcaaatgccgggatggttcctttcaaagggcacggccgatttccttccccatccgcccctaatccgatgagaccgatgacctcgctatctggtctcctcccccaaaaaccaaccaaccaagagtcAATGTTTTGACGACATAGCCAACATTGAAGCCAATGTGATGCGTGGGTTGGACTACATCACGAAGAATTGGTTTTGTGACAGTATCACATGGTTGTATGAGCATTCTGAGTAGCAGAAACCTTTCTGCGCCAAggaaagtgactttaaatctttatgTAGAGTATTGGTACTTTTAGTATGACTACACTGGACGAAAAACTTCGCTTTAGTTCCCTTATGTAGATATCCTGTGAATATTTCTTATGAGCTACAAATATCAATACCATGTCTTTCTAAGAGAAATGGAACTTCCACATATGAACTATGGTTTCATAGGACTACGTGACAAATGTTAAATTACACGCATGCTGATACCAAAGGCGTGTTTCTAAAATATAGAAGTAATAAAATGCATAATTCTTTGTCAACCAAAATAAAACTGAGAAGGTTATTAATTTCATGTTTACATAACAGTGGACCCGTCGTTGCAGGCCACAAGGGAGATATTGCAGAAATGCGGCACAAACAACAGTTCAGATTCCTAGATGTGTGTCACTTCTGTTGTATCAACGTTTATTTCATAGTAGTTTCAATAATTACTATACACGTATTTTCAGTCGTACTTTCATTTTTATAACTGTTTCATCTCTTAGCAAACTTTCAGGCTGGAAAACTAAATGCACTGATTTTCAATTATGCTAACAGAGCTACGTTGTTCTATTAACACTTGAATCAAACATATAGGAGCTGTGAAAAATATCGAGGAATTGTTAATTAAGGAGAAAATGTAAATACGATATATAGACGATTTGTTGCACTGGCTGGAAATATACGGTACTCACTACTAAATAACCATATGGCCGCACACTTTTGCAATCAAGCAGTTAACATAGGAGATGGAGATGCAGCAATGTGGAGATCTTACAATCAATAAAAACTAGTAAAAGACTTCTCTGCCCTACCTATCTGGGTCACCAGTGTTACTGTAAGAGTGGGCAGCTATTTGCTCAGTTACATTACTGCTCATTCGTATCTGATGGACCTTGCATTCTCTGTGTCGTATTAAGAACTACATAATCGTTTTGCTTAAGACGCAAATTGATACCCTTTCATAACTTATAGGGTTTCAACATCTGCTGCCCACGTAACGTCGAAGAAAAGACTAATTGCAAATACCACTCAAGATGTTCGCATGGTACTCAAAACTAGTTGGAAATAAACATTACTATCGAGGGTGAAGATCAAAAAGTTATACCGAGACTTTCAGAAAAGAAGAATGTAACAAAATCACTGTTTCTAAAATCAGATTTCCCAGGGTTGACAAACAGTCTAACAAgcgaattattttttaaataagaaaatgaAGCATTTGCTACTTGTAGCTCGATTAATACTGCAACAGTGAGGAGAATGTAATTATAATCAAGATTTTTATTATCTAGTTCATTGACTATCTTCGTTATTTACAGCTTATTCTGATTATACGAACGTATATTTTAGTGTGGAGGAAGTGAAAATTAGACGTTTCATTATTGCAAGCGTTGTTACTAAAAAGTACGCACCTGTAAGGTAA
It contains:
- the LOC126473795 gene encoding uncharacterized protein LOC126473795 — protein: MTGSARWALVALAVSACLAAATAAPGSSRQLLQLQLQEDAALQVQPELSPEAAAAAESDDTPLDREKRKILELKLGAGFGVKHFLIDLIFGKINQALDLGTRKVSQLDRLNVAKNRAFGIGVPCGPCSDGRGTAAPPRSTTPDEVPEFPRTRVSLMIPDELFGGSFSLITNISKIAGSLITNAAERKQQLVEAAKPFVAAKLRLDINAPVSTTEPIELLVPRVGPPLGGESSNGAANNSSSSSTSSSSSSSSSPSSSSMEDESANRIERSG